The following are encoded in a window of Doryrhamphus excisus isolate RoL2022-K1 chromosome 16, RoL_Dexc_1.0, whole genome shotgun sequence genomic DNA:
- the mcf2la gene encoding guanine nucleotide exchange factor DBS isoform X3, whose product MSPCLCCGGAGDNDDTKSSQIDNSDEILQTQDVPLCAAQIGSELQKQFATLPGGRGTDGSPIIIFPEFPSFSELEEEEIQNVLGYLTRVPSAAASGVGFILIIDRRLDRWAAVRATLLRIAGSFPGNVNLVLVLRPTTLLQRALSDFLFKFNKDEFKMKVVMLSSVTELHAYIDPGQLTTDLGGSQEYCHESWISHRTAIEAFALMVKTTAHTLQAFGTELAETELPNDAEATTSLLHAHSLKKDKMKEDLQVAQSQGGRLLECINEPLHTDPDYNMTHDELDNLATVQRLLGQLDETETAFDDFWERHRTKLEQCLQLRHFEQHFREVRSQLDVISQRLCSFSEVSVSPAHAEHVLQELSSHEEKACDLLDYALSLASEGDRLIESSHYAEDSIRPKCSELRGVCEEISSTLRNKKSFLLTAMELHQALEKASRWCEEGIFLLASQPVDRCQSQDGAEAALQELERYLETALLHTLVDCGAICCQYEAVLTPQLRDQVDRVFQKQSSVQEMFEKRRISLKKLAAKQTRPVQPVAPRPEVKSPQASPTQQRKERRYSADNALCKKLESPLHNGGTRHASLSEEEENLAVLRRHVMNELLETERAYVEELLCVLEGYAAEMDNPTVAPLIPSVLLSKKDILFGNMSEIYQFHKRTFLKELEAYTDCPELVGRCFLERMKDLQIYEAYCQNKPRSESLWRQFSDCAFFQECQKKLEHKLGLDSYLLKPVQRITKYQLLLKELLKYSKGCDGCNDLQEALSSILGILKAVNDSMHLIAITGYEGNLSELGRLLMQGSFSVWTEHKKGHAKVKDLARFKPMQRHLFLHEKALLFCKRREENGEGYEKAPSYSFKHSLNMSAVGITESAKGDNKKFEIWCNSREEVFIVQAPTPEIKTAWVNEIRKVLTQQLKAYRDASQQKSGDSPNHTSNNSSISLSPFWSSSQKNQKKQDEKKPEASPVSDSVSSPKHKDETVTSPTTDRSSVARKRFTLQGFSNLKSPKGSALSPEHSAKHGLAKSNPTPLGFKGWTKTSLSVDASEENDGYSSGEEPLNSDPEDDVAQKLVPGKYTVVADCEKAGPHELSVKSGDVVQLIREGEEGQWFVKNLRSNKEGWVAPANLLGLISESKSSQSLSSSDDSVSGNLSTSSSCSETYTSYSDIKP is encoded by the exons ATGTCGCCCTGTCTTTGCTGCGGAGGAGCAGGAGACAATGACGATACGAAATCCTCGCAGATTGACAACTCGG ATGAAATCCTACAGACACAAGATGTTCCTCTGTGTGCGGCACAAATTGGCTCTGAGCTCCAGAAGCAGTTTGCCACCCTGCCAG GGGGCCGCGGGACTGATGGCAGCCCCATCATCATCTTCCCAGAATTCCCATCTTTCAGCGAGCTGGAAGAAGAGGAGATCCAAAATGTCCTTGGCTACCTCACCAGAGTCCCCAG CGCTGCAGCATCAGGAGTAGGCTTCATCCTAATCATCGACAGGCGACTGGACCGATGGGCCGCTGTCAGGGCTACCCTGCTCCGGATTGCA GGCTCCTTTCCAGGAAATGTAAACTTGGTTCTGGTGCTGCGTCCCACTACTTTGCTCCAGCGGGCACTGTCGGACTTCCTCTTCAAGTTCAACAAGGATGAGTTCAAGATGAAG GTGGTCATGCTGAGTTCGGTGACCGAGCTCCATGCCTATATCGACCCAGGACAACTAACCACAGATTTGGGGGGCTCGCAGGAATACTGCCATGAAAGCTGGATTTCACATCGCAcc GCCATTGAAGCGTTTGCTCTCATGGTGAAGACAACAGCTCACACTCTGCAGGCCTTTGGCACCGAGCTGGCAGAGACAGAATTACCCAACGATGCAGAGGCCACCACCAGCCTGCTCCACGCGCACTCGCTGAAGAAGGACAAAATGAAG GAGGACCTGCAGGTGGCGCAGTCTCAAGGAGGCCGCCTGTTGGAGTGCATCAATGAGCCTCTGCACACGGACCCAGACTACAACATGACCCATGATGAGTTGGACAACTTAGCCACTGTACAGCG ACTCCTGGGTCAGTTGGATGAGACCGAGACGGCATTTGACGACTTCTGGGAGCGGCACCGTACCAAACTGGAGCAGTGTCTGCAGCTTCGCCATTTCGAGCAACACTTCCGTGAA GTACGCTCCCAGCTGGACGTGATATCACAGCGGTTATGCAGCTTCTCAGAGGTCAGCGTGAGCCCCGCCCACGCCGAGCACGTCCTCCAAGAGCTTAGCAGTCACGAGGAAAAGGCCTGT GACCTTCTGGACTACGCCCTGTCACTAGCCAGCGAAGGTGACCGGCTAATCGAGAGCTCTCACTACGCTGAGGACTCTATTCGGCCGAAGTGCAGCGAGCTGCGGGGTGTGTGTGAAGAAATCAGTTCCACTCTTAGGAACAAGAAGAGCTTCCTGTTAACAGCAATGGAGCTCCACCAGGCTCTGGAGAAG GCTTCCCGTTGGTGCGAAGAGGGAATCTTTTTATTGGCGAGCCAGCCAGTAGACCGATGTCAGTCACAGGATGGAGCGGAGGCAGCCCTGCAAGAGCTGGAACGATACCTGGAGACCGCATTGCTTCATACCCTCGTCGACTGCGGTGCCATCTGCTGCCAGTATGAGGCGGTGCTCACACCTCAGCTAAGG GACCAGGTCGATAGAGTTTTCCAGAAGCAAAGCTCGGTCCAGGAGATGTTTGAGAAGAGACGCATCAGCCTGAAGAAACTTGCCGCCAAACAAACACGTCCAGTTCAGCCTGTGGCACCCAGACCAGAAGTCAAATCCCCTCAGGCATCCCCca CTCAACAGAGAAAAGAGCGAAGGTACTCTGCAGATAATGCCCTCTGCAAAAAG ttggAGTCTCCTTTACACAATGGCGGCACCAGACATGCCTCCCTCTCAGAGGAGGAAGAAAACCTGGCTGTGCTGCGGCG ccATGTGATGAATGAACTGCTGGAGACGGAGAGAGCATATGTGGAGGAGCTTCTGTGTGTTTTGGAG GGCTATGCAGCAGAGATGGACAACCCCACCGTGGCTCCCCTCATTCCCAGTGTCTTGCTGAGCAAGAAGGACATCCTCTTTGGGAATATGTCTGAAATCTACCAGTTTCATAAGAG GACATTTCTGAAGGAACTGGAGGCATACACTGACTGCCCTGAACTTGTGGGCCGCTGCTTTTTAGAAAGA ATGAAGGACCTACAGATCTACGAGGCTTACTGCCAGAATAAACCTCGCTCTGAGAGCTTATGGAGACAGTTCTCGGACTGTGCCTTCTTCCAG GAGTGTCAAAAGAAGCTGGAGCATAAACTTGGATTGGACTCCTACCTCCTTAAACCTGTTCAGAGAATCACCAAGTACCAGCTGCTGTTGAAG GAGTTATTAAAATACAGCAAAGGTTGTGATGGCTGCAACGACCTCCAGGAGGCGCTCTCCTCCATTCTGGGCATCCTGAAAGCTGTCAATGACTCCATGCACCTGATTGCCATCACAGGATATGAG GGAAACCTCTCGGAGCTGGGTCGGTTGCTCATGCAGGGCTCCTTCAGTGTGTGGACGGAGCACAAGAAAGGTCATGCCAAGGTCAAGGACTTAGCCAGGTTCAAGCCCATGCAGAGGCACCTGTTCTTGCATGAGAAGGCCCTGCTCTTCTGCAAGAGGAGGGAGGAGAATGGCGAGGGATACGAAAAAGCCCCGTCGTACAGCTTTAAACACTCTCTCAAT ATGAGTGCAGTGGGGATTACAGAGAGCGCTAAAGGAGACAACAAGAAGTTTGAGATTTGGTGTAATTCCAGAGAGGAGGTCTTTATTGTCCAG GCTCCTACGCCTGAGATCAAAACGGCGTGGGTGAATGAGATCCGCAAAGTTCTCACCCAACAGCTGAAAGCCTACAGAG ATGCCAGCCAGCAGAAGAGCGGCGACTCCCCAAACCACACCAGCAACAACAGCTCTATCTCCCTCAG CCCCTTTTGGAGCAGTAGCCAGAAGAACCAGAAGAAGCAGGACGAGAAGAAGCCAGAGGCGAGCCCCGTGTCCGACAGCGTCTCTTCGCCCAAACACAAAG ATGAGACGGTGACAAGTCCAACCACGGACAGGTCCTCCGTGGCTAGAAAGCGTTTTACTTTGCAGGGCTTCAGCAATCTCAAGAGTCCAAAAG GCTCGGCCTTGAGCCCCGAGCACAGTGCCAAGCACGGCTTGGCCAAGAGTAACCCAACTCCGTTGGGGTTCAAAG GTTGGACCAAGACATCGCTCTCGGTGGACGCCTCTGAGGAGAATGATGGCTACTCCAGTGGAGAGGAGCCACTGAACTCTGACCCCGAAGATGACGTAGCACAGAAACTT GTTCCAGGAAAGTACACAGTGGTAGCAGACTGCGAGAAGGCAGGGCCTCAcgagctgtcagtcaagagtGGAGACGTGGTGCAGCTGATCAGAGAGGGAGAGGAGGGACAATG GTTTGTGAAGAACCTCCGCAGCAACAAGGAGGGCTGGGTGGCACCAGCAAACCTTCTGGGCCTCATATCGGAGTCCAAGTCGTCTCAGTCGCTCAGCAGCTCAG ATGACAGCGTCTCCGGCAACCTCAGCACCTCCTCCAGCTGTAGCGAGACCTACACCAGCTATTCCGACATCAAACCCTGA
- the mcf2la gene encoding guanine nucleotide exchange factor DBS isoform X2, with protein sequence MEREEEEAWEMMSRKESGRERFVCISVAQMESYYTYAQCCQQLLYEILQTQDVPLCAAQIGSELQKQFATLPGGRGTDGSPIIIFPEFPSFSELEEEEIQNVLGYLTRVPSAAASGVGFILIIDRRLDRWAAVRATLLRIAGSFPGNVNLVLVLRPTTLLQRALSDFLFKFNKDEFKMKVVMLSSVTELHAYIDPGQLTTDLGGSQEYCHESWISHRTAIEAFALMVKTTAHTLQAFGTELAETELPNDAEATTSLLHAHSLKKDKMKEDLQVAQSQGGRLLECINEPLHTDPDYNMTHDELDNLATVQRLLGQLDETETAFDDFWERHRTKLEQCLQLRHFEQHFREVRSQLDVISQRLCSFSEVSVSPAHAEHVLQELSSHEEKACDLLDYALSLASEGDRLIESSHYAEDSIRPKCSELRGVCEEISSTLRNKKSFLLTAMELHQALEKASRWCEEGIFLLASQPVDRCQSQDGAEAALQELERYLETALLHTLVDCGAICCQYEAVLTPQLRDQVDRVFQKQSSVQEMFEKRRISLKKLAAKQTRPVQPVAPRPEVKSPQASPTQQRKERRYSADNALCKKLESPLHNGGTRHASLSEEEENLAVLRRHVMNELLETERAYVEELLCVLEGYAAEMDNPTVAPLIPSVLLSKKDILFGNMSEIYQFHKRTFLKELEAYTDCPELVGRCFLERMKDLQIYEAYCQNKPRSESLWRQFSDCAFFQECQKKLEHKLGLDSYLLKPVQRITKYQLLLKELLKYSKGCDGCNDLQEALSSILGILKAVNDSMHLIAITGYEGNLSELGRLLMQGSFSVWTEHKKGHAKVKDLARFKPMQRHLFLHEKALLFCKRREENGEGYEKAPSYSFKHSLNMSAVGITESAKGDNKKFEIWCNSREEVFIVQAPTPEIKTAWVNEIRKVLTQQLKAYRDASQQKSGDSPNHTSNNSSISLSPFWSSSQKNQKKQDEKKPEASPVSDSVSSPKHKDETVTSPTTDRSSVARKRFTLQGFSNLKSPKGSALSPEHSAKHGLAKSNPTPLGFKGWTKTSLSVDASEENDGYSSGEEPLNSDPEDDVAQKLVPGKYTVVADCEKAGPHELSVKSGDVVQLIREGEEGQWFVKNLRSNKEGWVAPANLLGLISESKSSQSLSSSDDSVSGNLSTSSSCSETYTSYSDIKP encoded by the exons ATGGaacgggaggaagaggaggcgtgGGAAATGATGAGTAGGAAGGAGTCGGGCCGTGAGAGGTTTGTCTGCATCTCAGTGGCACAGATGGAGAGCTACTACACTTACGCCCAGTGCTGCCAACAGCTGCTTT ATGAAATCCTACAGACACAAGATGTTCCTCTGTGTGCGGCACAAATTGGCTCTGAGCTCCAGAAGCAGTTTGCCACCCTGCCAG GGGGCCGCGGGACTGATGGCAGCCCCATCATCATCTTCCCAGAATTCCCATCTTTCAGCGAGCTGGAAGAAGAGGAGATCCAAAATGTCCTTGGCTACCTCACCAGAGTCCCCAG CGCTGCAGCATCAGGAGTAGGCTTCATCCTAATCATCGACAGGCGACTGGACCGATGGGCCGCTGTCAGGGCTACCCTGCTCCGGATTGCA GGCTCCTTTCCAGGAAATGTAAACTTGGTTCTGGTGCTGCGTCCCACTACTTTGCTCCAGCGGGCACTGTCGGACTTCCTCTTCAAGTTCAACAAGGATGAGTTCAAGATGAAG GTGGTCATGCTGAGTTCGGTGACCGAGCTCCATGCCTATATCGACCCAGGACAACTAACCACAGATTTGGGGGGCTCGCAGGAATACTGCCATGAAAGCTGGATTTCACATCGCAcc GCCATTGAAGCGTTTGCTCTCATGGTGAAGACAACAGCTCACACTCTGCAGGCCTTTGGCACCGAGCTGGCAGAGACAGAATTACCCAACGATGCAGAGGCCACCACCAGCCTGCTCCACGCGCACTCGCTGAAGAAGGACAAAATGAAG GAGGACCTGCAGGTGGCGCAGTCTCAAGGAGGCCGCCTGTTGGAGTGCATCAATGAGCCTCTGCACACGGACCCAGACTACAACATGACCCATGATGAGTTGGACAACTTAGCCACTGTACAGCG ACTCCTGGGTCAGTTGGATGAGACCGAGACGGCATTTGACGACTTCTGGGAGCGGCACCGTACCAAACTGGAGCAGTGTCTGCAGCTTCGCCATTTCGAGCAACACTTCCGTGAA GTACGCTCCCAGCTGGACGTGATATCACAGCGGTTATGCAGCTTCTCAGAGGTCAGCGTGAGCCCCGCCCACGCCGAGCACGTCCTCCAAGAGCTTAGCAGTCACGAGGAAAAGGCCTGT GACCTTCTGGACTACGCCCTGTCACTAGCCAGCGAAGGTGACCGGCTAATCGAGAGCTCTCACTACGCTGAGGACTCTATTCGGCCGAAGTGCAGCGAGCTGCGGGGTGTGTGTGAAGAAATCAGTTCCACTCTTAGGAACAAGAAGAGCTTCCTGTTAACAGCAATGGAGCTCCACCAGGCTCTGGAGAAG GCTTCCCGTTGGTGCGAAGAGGGAATCTTTTTATTGGCGAGCCAGCCAGTAGACCGATGTCAGTCACAGGATGGAGCGGAGGCAGCCCTGCAAGAGCTGGAACGATACCTGGAGACCGCATTGCTTCATACCCTCGTCGACTGCGGTGCCATCTGCTGCCAGTATGAGGCGGTGCTCACACCTCAGCTAAGG GACCAGGTCGATAGAGTTTTCCAGAAGCAAAGCTCGGTCCAGGAGATGTTTGAGAAGAGACGCATCAGCCTGAAGAAACTTGCCGCCAAACAAACACGTCCAGTTCAGCCTGTGGCACCCAGACCAGAAGTCAAATCCCCTCAGGCATCCCCca CTCAACAGAGAAAAGAGCGAAGGTACTCTGCAGATAATGCCCTCTGCAAAAAG ttggAGTCTCCTTTACACAATGGCGGCACCAGACATGCCTCCCTCTCAGAGGAGGAAGAAAACCTGGCTGTGCTGCGGCG ccATGTGATGAATGAACTGCTGGAGACGGAGAGAGCATATGTGGAGGAGCTTCTGTGTGTTTTGGAG GGCTATGCAGCAGAGATGGACAACCCCACCGTGGCTCCCCTCATTCCCAGTGTCTTGCTGAGCAAGAAGGACATCCTCTTTGGGAATATGTCTGAAATCTACCAGTTTCATAAGAG GACATTTCTGAAGGAACTGGAGGCATACACTGACTGCCCTGAACTTGTGGGCCGCTGCTTTTTAGAAAGA ATGAAGGACCTACAGATCTACGAGGCTTACTGCCAGAATAAACCTCGCTCTGAGAGCTTATGGAGACAGTTCTCGGACTGTGCCTTCTTCCAG GAGTGTCAAAAGAAGCTGGAGCATAAACTTGGATTGGACTCCTACCTCCTTAAACCTGTTCAGAGAATCACCAAGTACCAGCTGCTGTTGAAG GAGTTATTAAAATACAGCAAAGGTTGTGATGGCTGCAACGACCTCCAGGAGGCGCTCTCCTCCATTCTGGGCATCCTGAAAGCTGTCAATGACTCCATGCACCTGATTGCCATCACAGGATATGAG GGAAACCTCTCGGAGCTGGGTCGGTTGCTCATGCAGGGCTCCTTCAGTGTGTGGACGGAGCACAAGAAAGGTCATGCCAAGGTCAAGGACTTAGCCAGGTTCAAGCCCATGCAGAGGCACCTGTTCTTGCATGAGAAGGCCCTGCTCTTCTGCAAGAGGAGGGAGGAGAATGGCGAGGGATACGAAAAAGCCCCGTCGTACAGCTTTAAACACTCTCTCAAT ATGAGTGCAGTGGGGATTACAGAGAGCGCTAAAGGAGACAACAAGAAGTTTGAGATTTGGTGTAATTCCAGAGAGGAGGTCTTTATTGTCCAG GCTCCTACGCCTGAGATCAAAACGGCGTGGGTGAATGAGATCCGCAAAGTTCTCACCCAACAGCTGAAAGCCTACAGAG ATGCCAGCCAGCAGAAGAGCGGCGACTCCCCAAACCACACCAGCAACAACAGCTCTATCTCCCTCAG CCCCTTTTGGAGCAGTAGCCAGAAGAACCAGAAGAAGCAGGACGAGAAGAAGCCAGAGGCGAGCCCCGTGTCCGACAGCGTCTCTTCGCCCAAACACAAAG ATGAGACGGTGACAAGTCCAACCACGGACAGGTCCTCCGTGGCTAGAAAGCGTTTTACTTTGCAGGGCTTCAGCAATCTCAAGAGTCCAAAAG GCTCGGCCTTGAGCCCCGAGCACAGTGCCAAGCACGGCTTGGCCAAGAGTAACCCAACTCCGTTGGGGTTCAAAG GTTGGACCAAGACATCGCTCTCGGTGGACGCCTCTGAGGAGAATGATGGCTACTCCAGTGGAGAGGAGCCACTGAACTCTGACCCCGAAGATGACGTAGCACAGAAACTT GTTCCAGGAAAGTACACAGTGGTAGCAGACTGCGAGAAGGCAGGGCCTCAcgagctgtcagtcaagagtGGAGACGTGGTGCAGCTGATCAGAGAGGGAGAGGAGGGACAATG GTTTGTGAAGAACCTCCGCAGCAACAAGGAGGGCTGGGTGGCACCAGCAAACCTTCTGGGCCTCATATCGGAGTCCAAGTCGTCTCAGTCGCTCAGCAGCTCAG ATGACAGCGTCTCCGGCAACCTCAGCACCTCCTCCAGCTGTAGCGAGACCTACACCAGCTATTCCGACATCAAACCCTGA
- the mcf2la gene encoding guanine nucleotide exchange factor DBS isoform X1, with amino-acid sequence MRVCVCAKPLFSDSSLGPPQLCWNGLPVPKLPWGCSLTACIRGGARRLPAMMAVNRVSQLCFDITRLWLQLKVLTDEILQTQDVPLCAAQIGSELQKQFATLPGGRGTDGSPIIIFPEFPSFSELEEEEIQNVLGYLTRVPSAAASGVGFILIIDRRLDRWAAVRATLLRIAGSFPGNVNLVLVLRPTTLLQRALSDFLFKFNKDEFKMKVVMLSSVTELHAYIDPGQLTTDLGGSQEYCHESWISHRTAIEAFALMVKTTAHTLQAFGTELAETELPNDAEATTSLLHAHSLKKDKMKEDLQVAQSQGGRLLECINEPLHTDPDYNMTHDELDNLATVQRLLGQLDETETAFDDFWERHRTKLEQCLQLRHFEQHFREVRSQLDVISQRLCSFSEVSVSPAHAEHVLQELSSHEEKACDLLDYALSLASEGDRLIESSHYAEDSIRPKCSELRGVCEEISSTLRNKKSFLLTAMELHQALEKASRWCEEGIFLLASQPVDRCQSQDGAEAALQELERYLETALLHTLVDCGAICCQYEAVLTPQLRDQVDRVFQKQSSVQEMFEKRRISLKKLAAKQTRPVQPVAPRPEVKSPQASPTQQRKERRYSADNALCKKLESPLHNGGTRHASLSEEEENLAVLRRHVMNELLETERAYVEELLCVLEGYAAEMDNPTVAPLIPSVLLSKKDILFGNMSEIYQFHKRTFLKELEAYTDCPELVGRCFLERMKDLQIYEAYCQNKPRSESLWRQFSDCAFFQECQKKLEHKLGLDSYLLKPVQRITKYQLLLKELLKYSKGCDGCNDLQEALSSILGILKAVNDSMHLIAITGYEGNLSELGRLLMQGSFSVWTEHKKGHAKVKDLARFKPMQRHLFLHEKALLFCKRREENGEGYEKAPSYSFKHSLNMSAVGITESAKGDNKKFEIWCNSREEVFIVQAPTPEIKTAWVNEIRKVLTQQLKAYRDASQQKSGDSPNHTSNNSSISLSPFWSSSQKNQKKQDEKKPEASPVSDSVSSPKHKDETVTSPTTDRSSVARKRFTLQGFSNLKSPKGSALSPEHSAKHGLAKSNPTPLGFKGWTKTSLSVDASEENDGYSSGEEPLNSDPEDDVAQKLVPGKYTVVADCEKAGPHELSVKSGDVVQLIREGEEGQWFVKNLRSNKEGWVAPANLLGLISESKSSQSLSSSDDSVSGNLSTSSSCSETYTSYSDIKP; translated from the exons atgcgggtgtgtgtgtgcgccaagcCACTGTTCAGTGACAGCAGCTTGGGTCCTCCTCAGCTGTGCTGGAATGGATTGCCGGTGCCTAAACTTCCATGGGGATGTTCTCTAACAGCATGTATCCGAGGGGGGGCCAGACGGCTACCAGCAATGATGGCTGTGAACCGAGTGTCTCAACTGTGCTTTGATATCACCAGGCTTTGGTTGCAACTGAAGGTGTTGACAG ATGAAATCCTACAGACACAAGATGTTCCTCTGTGTGCGGCACAAATTGGCTCTGAGCTCCAGAAGCAGTTTGCCACCCTGCCAG GGGGCCGCGGGACTGATGGCAGCCCCATCATCATCTTCCCAGAATTCCCATCTTTCAGCGAGCTGGAAGAAGAGGAGATCCAAAATGTCCTTGGCTACCTCACCAGAGTCCCCAG CGCTGCAGCATCAGGAGTAGGCTTCATCCTAATCATCGACAGGCGACTGGACCGATGGGCCGCTGTCAGGGCTACCCTGCTCCGGATTGCA GGCTCCTTTCCAGGAAATGTAAACTTGGTTCTGGTGCTGCGTCCCACTACTTTGCTCCAGCGGGCACTGTCGGACTTCCTCTTCAAGTTCAACAAGGATGAGTTCAAGATGAAG GTGGTCATGCTGAGTTCGGTGACCGAGCTCCATGCCTATATCGACCCAGGACAACTAACCACAGATTTGGGGGGCTCGCAGGAATACTGCCATGAAAGCTGGATTTCACATCGCAcc GCCATTGAAGCGTTTGCTCTCATGGTGAAGACAACAGCTCACACTCTGCAGGCCTTTGGCACCGAGCTGGCAGAGACAGAATTACCCAACGATGCAGAGGCCACCACCAGCCTGCTCCACGCGCACTCGCTGAAGAAGGACAAAATGAAG GAGGACCTGCAGGTGGCGCAGTCTCAAGGAGGCCGCCTGTTGGAGTGCATCAATGAGCCTCTGCACACGGACCCAGACTACAACATGACCCATGATGAGTTGGACAACTTAGCCACTGTACAGCG ACTCCTGGGTCAGTTGGATGAGACCGAGACGGCATTTGACGACTTCTGGGAGCGGCACCGTACCAAACTGGAGCAGTGTCTGCAGCTTCGCCATTTCGAGCAACACTTCCGTGAA GTACGCTCCCAGCTGGACGTGATATCACAGCGGTTATGCAGCTTCTCAGAGGTCAGCGTGAGCCCCGCCCACGCCGAGCACGTCCTCCAAGAGCTTAGCAGTCACGAGGAAAAGGCCTGT GACCTTCTGGACTACGCCCTGTCACTAGCCAGCGAAGGTGACCGGCTAATCGAGAGCTCTCACTACGCTGAGGACTCTATTCGGCCGAAGTGCAGCGAGCTGCGGGGTGTGTGTGAAGAAATCAGTTCCACTCTTAGGAACAAGAAGAGCTTCCTGTTAACAGCAATGGAGCTCCACCAGGCTCTGGAGAAG GCTTCCCGTTGGTGCGAAGAGGGAATCTTTTTATTGGCGAGCCAGCCAGTAGACCGATGTCAGTCACAGGATGGAGCGGAGGCAGCCCTGCAAGAGCTGGAACGATACCTGGAGACCGCATTGCTTCATACCCTCGTCGACTGCGGTGCCATCTGCTGCCAGTATGAGGCGGTGCTCACACCTCAGCTAAGG GACCAGGTCGATAGAGTTTTCCAGAAGCAAAGCTCGGTCCAGGAGATGTTTGAGAAGAGACGCATCAGCCTGAAGAAACTTGCCGCCAAACAAACACGTCCAGTTCAGCCTGTGGCACCCAGACCAGAAGTCAAATCCCCTCAGGCATCCCCca CTCAACAGAGAAAAGAGCGAAGGTACTCTGCAGATAATGCCCTCTGCAAAAAG ttggAGTCTCCTTTACACAATGGCGGCACCAGACATGCCTCCCTCTCAGAGGAGGAAGAAAACCTGGCTGTGCTGCGGCG ccATGTGATGAATGAACTGCTGGAGACGGAGAGAGCATATGTGGAGGAGCTTCTGTGTGTTTTGGAG GGCTATGCAGCAGAGATGGACAACCCCACCGTGGCTCCCCTCATTCCCAGTGTCTTGCTGAGCAAGAAGGACATCCTCTTTGGGAATATGTCTGAAATCTACCAGTTTCATAAGAG GACATTTCTGAAGGAACTGGAGGCATACACTGACTGCCCTGAACTTGTGGGCCGCTGCTTTTTAGAAAGA ATGAAGGACCTACAGATCTACGAGGCTTACTGCCAGAATAAACCTCGCTCTGAGAGCTTATGGAGACAGTTCTCGGACTGTGCCTTCTTCCAG GAGTGTCAAAAGAAGCTGGAGCATAAACTTGGATTGGACTCCTACCTCCTTAAACCTGTTCAGAGAATCACCAAGTACCAGCTGCTGTTGAAG GAGTTATTAAAATACAGCAAAGGTTGTGATGGCTGCAACGACCTCCAGGAGGCGCTCTCCTCCATTCTGGGCATCCTGAAAGCTGTCAATGACTCCATGCACCTGATTGCCATCACAGGATATGAG GGAAACCTCTCGGAGCTGGGTCGGTTGCTCATGCAGGGCTCCTTCAGTGTGTGGACGGAGCACAAGAAAGGTCATGCCAAGGTCAAGGACTTAGCCAGGTTCAAGCCCATGCAGAGGCACCTGTTCTTGCATGAGAAGGCCCTGCTCTTCTGCAAGAGGAGGGAGGAGAATGGCGAGGGATACGAAAAAGCCCCGTCGTACAGCTTTAAACACTCTCTCAAT ATGAGTGCAGTGGGGATTACAGAGAGCGCTAAAGGAGACAACAAGAAGTTTGAGATTTGGTGTAATTCCAGAGAGGAGGTCTTTATTGTCCAG GCTCCTACGCCTGAGATCAAAACGGCGTGGGTGAATGAGATCCGCAAAGTTCTCACCCAACAGCTGAAAGCCTACAGAG ATGCCAGCCAGCAGAAGAGCGGCGACTCCCCAAACCACACCAGCAACAACAGCTCTATCTCCCTCAG CCCCTTTTGGAGCAGTAGCCAGAAGAACCAGAAGAAGCAGGACGAGAAGAAGCCAGAGGCGAGCCCCGTGTCCGACAGCGTCTCTTCGCCCAAACACAAAG ATGAGACGGTGACAAGTCCAACCACGGACAGGTCCTCCGTGGCTAGAAAGCGTTTTACTTTGCAGGGCTTCAGCAATCTCAAGAGTCCAAAAG GCTCGGCCTTGAGCCCCGAGCACAGTGCCAAGCACGGCTTGGCCAAGAGTAACCCAACTCCGTTGGGGTTCAAAG GTTGGACCAAGACATCGCTCTCGGTGGACGCCTCTGAGGAGAATGATGGCTACTCCAGTGGAGAGGAGCCACTGAACTCTGACCCCGAAGATGACGTAGCACAGAAACTT GTTCCAGGAAAGTACACAGTGGTAGCAGACTGCGAGAAGGCAGGGCCTCAcgagctgtcagtcaagagtGGAGACGTGGTGCAGCTGATCAGAGAGGGAGAGGAGGGACAATG GTTTGTGAAGAACCTCCGCAGCAACAAGGAGGGCTGGGTGGCACCAGCAAACCTTCTGGGCCTCATATCGGAGTCCAAGTCGTCTCAGTCGCTCAGCAGCTCAG ATGACAGCGTCTCCGGCAACCTCAGCACCTCCTCCAGCTGTAGCGAGACCTACACCAGCTATTCCGACATCAAACCCTGA